Proteins encoded in a region of the Leifsonia sp. PS1209 genome:
- a CDS encoding FAD:protein FMN transferase — MSIDLRDAEDNAAADAATGAFAVLREADERFSVYRPDSEVSAANRGEHPSSAFSDELTAVIALGDEAERASGGAFRIRKPDGTLDLDGVVKGWAAERAAEALRNHGMRRFCLNAGGDVVVGDAPDAAPAWNVGVRAPSDPDAILAVLAAENAAVATSGAYERGAHIVDGRTGAPAAGLLSATVVAGDLTTADILATAVFALGRPGVDWAVGHGATGVLALTDSGQLLVSGTIHFARPAA, encoded by the coding sequence ATGTCTATCGACCTCCGGGATGCGGAGGACAACGCGGCGGCGGATGCTGCCACCGGGGCCTTCGCGGTGCTGAGGGAGGCGGACGAGCGGTTCAGCGTCTACCGTCCGGACTCCGAGGTAAGCGCGGCCAACCGTGGCGAACATCCATCGTCCGCGTTCAGCGACGAGCTGACCGCCGTGATTGCGCTGGGCGACGAGGCCGAGCGGGCGTCGGGCGGTGCGTTCCGAATCCGGAAGCCGGACGGGACGCTCGACCTCGACGGCGTCGTCAAGGGATGGGCGGCGGAGCGCGCGGCCGAGGCGTTGCGCAACCACGGGATGCGCCGCTTCTGTCTGAACGCGGGCGGCGACGTGGTGGTCGGCGACGCTCCGGATGCCGCGCCGGCCTGGAACGTCGGCGTGCGGGCACCGAGCGATCCCGACGCGATCCTGGCCGTGCTCGCCGCGGAGAACGCCGCGGTTGCCACCTCCGGCGCGTACGAGCGCGGAGCCCACATCGTCGACGGTCGCACGGGCGCGCCCGCCGCGGGGTTGCTCAGCGCCACCGTCGTCGCGGGCGACCTCACCACCGCCGACATCCTCGCCACCGCGGTCTTCGCCCTGGGCCGCCCCGGCGTCGACTGGGCGGTCGGGCACGGCGCCACCGGCGTGCTCGCACTCACCGACAGCGGGCAGCTCCTCGTCTCCGGCACCATCCACTTCGCGCGGCCGGCGGCATGA
- a CDS encoding FMN-binding protein, with translation MSQKKWRGTILFTIIVVVMGGTIGLKLYGLGETQTATTAAVAGRTSAGASTGTGSSGTTGTGSTGTSTTSSPSATSTPATAPASASTVVTGSTVDTRYGPIQLQVTFSGTTITAITALQTPDQDGRSVSINEQAVPILTQEALASQSASIDTVSGATYTSEGYMRSLQSAIDQR, from the coding sequence ATGAGCCAGAAGAAGTGGCGAGGAACCATCCTGTTCACGATCATCGTGGTGGTGATGGGCGGGACGATCGGCCTCAAGCTGTACGGGCTGGGGGAGACGCAGACCGCGACCACGGCGGCGGTGGCGGGGCGGACGAGCGCGGGTGCGAGCACGGGCACGGGCTCGTCGGGAACCACCGGCACTGGCAGCACCGGCACCTCCACCACCTCGTCCCCGTCCGCGACCTCCACCCCGGCGACCGCGCCCGCCTCCGCCAGCACGGTCGTCACCGGCAGCACCGTCGACACCCGCTACGGCCCCATCCAGTTGCAGGTCACCTTCTCCGGCACGACGATCACCGCGATCACCGCCCTGCAGACCCCCGATCAGGATGGCCGCAGCGTCTCCATCAACGAGCAGGCGGTGCCGATCCTCACCCAGGAGGCGCTGGCCTCGCAGTCGGCGTCGATCGACACCGTCTCCGGCGCCACGTACACGTCCGAGGGCTACATGCGGTCCCTGCAATCGGCGATCGACCAGCGGTGA
- a CDS encoding ferredoxin reductase family protein has product MTAIATPPPAAAAETSRPARRHGSVTVRVVLAVGLVGVLWLWWVGVPAGFTATPASVATTVGELSGLLGAYLVCAQVLLIARVPWFERAVGLDRLVSWHRSLGASVVLLVITHVVFMVLGAEILSKTMPWDAFVAMLQDYPDMLTAFVGTIAFLAVGLSSARLVRAKLSYEVWYWLHLSTYVAIFLTFLHQLSGGTHFVGQPFARILWIALYLGTAAAVLTWRFVLPTMDAWRHRMRVAAVVPEGEGMSSVWLTGNRMHELGVRGGNFLNFRFLAWGHLLTAHPYSVSRLPTDGYLRITVGALGDHSTRLSGLKKGTLVFAEGPFGHFTADRATRPRILLIAGGAGIGPIRALAEELVARGAQPVVLYRAHSTAHLALAAELQAMPGVTVVPVPGRRSELGYDPLDVEPMQRFIPALRDWEAFICGPQGMADRAEQTLRELGMPGRFIHREELSMS; this is encoded by the coding sequence ATGACCGCGATCGCGACACCGCCCCCGGCGGCCGCTGCGGAGACGAGCCGTCCGGCCAGGCGCCACGGTTCGGTGACCGTGCGCGTCGTGCTGGCGGTGGGCCTCGTCGGCGTGCTCTGGCTGTGGTGGGTCGGCGTCCCGGCGGGCTTCACCGCAACGCCCGCCAGCGTCGCCACCACCGTCGGCGAGCTGAGCGGGCTGCTCGGCGCATACCTGGTCTGCGCCCAGGTGCTCCTGATCGCGCGAGTGCCATGGTTCGAGCGGGCGGTCGGGCTCGACCGGCTGGTCTCCTGGCACCGGTCGCTCGGCGCATCCGTCGTCCTGCTCGTGATCACGCATGTCGTGTTCATGGTGCTGGGCGCAGAGATCCTGTCGAAGACGATGCCGTGGGATGCGTTCGTCGCGATGCTGCAGGACTACCCGGACATGCTCACCGCCTTCGTCGGCACCATCGCGTTCCTCGCCGTTGGGCTGAGCAGCGCCCGGCTGGTGCGCGCGAAGCTGTCCTACGAGGTCTGGTACTGGCTGCACCTGTCCACCTACGTCGCGATCTTCCTCACCTTCCTGCACCAGCTGAGCGGAGGCACGCACTTCGTCGGGCAGCCGTTCGCGCGCATCCTGTGGATCGCGCTGTACCTGGGGACGGCCGCCGCCGTGCTCACCTGGCGTTTCGTCCTGCCGACAATGGATGCGTGGCGGCACAGGATGCGCGTCGCCGCCGTGGTGCCGGAGGGCGAGGGCATGTCGAGCGTCTGGCTCACCGGCAACCGGATGCACGAACTCGGCGTGCGCGGAGGCAACTTCCTGAACTTCCGCTTCCTCGCCTGGGGTCACCTGCTCACGGCGCACCCGTACTCGGTGTCGCGCCTGCCCACCGACGGGTATCTGCGGATCACGGTCGGGGCGCTCGGCGACCACTCGACGCGCCTGTCCGGGCTGAAGAAGGGCACGCTGGTGTTCGCGGAAGGCCCGTTCGGGCACTTCACCGCGGACAGGGCGACCAGGCCGCGCATCCTGCTGATCGCCGGTGGTGCGGGCATCGGGCCGATCAGGGCGCTCGCCGAAGAACTCGTGGCCCGCGGGGCGCAGCCGGTGGTGCTGTACCGGGCGCACTCGACGGCGCACCTGGCGCTGGCCGCCGAGCTGCAGGCCATGCCGGGGGTCACGGTCGTGCCGGTGCCCGGCCGCCGCAGCGAACTCGGCTACGACCCGCTCGACGTCGAGCCGATGCAGCGGTTCATCCCTGCGCTGCGCGACTGGGAGGCGTTCATCTGTGGACCGCAGGGGATGGCCGACCGCGCAGAGCAGACCCTCCGAGAGCTCGGGATGCCCGGGCGCTTCATCCACCGAGAAGAACTGAGCATGTCATGA
- a CDS encoding Type 1 glutamine amidotransferase-like domain-containing protein, translating into MGIHLVGGGNDPRYDIDVYTGFVIEASQRAARREPDATARIAVITVREGGEADHAARLAEALTTAAASEAAGGVSIEPVIGAFAEGQLVDPSALEGIDALVVGGGLTPAYLDALLPSAETIQAAVVDGMPYLGFSAGAMIAPDRALIGGWRIGGVEVSPEDGSEELDEVTVVPGLGLVDVTVDVHAVQWGNLSRLIAAVDAQLVDGGVAIDEHTVLSVGSGPLRAAGAGTVWAVTRGTPHVQVQSIH; encoded by the coding sequence ATGGGCATCCACTTGGTCGGCGGCGGCAATGACCCGCGCTACGACATCGACGTGTACACAGGCTTCGTGATCGAGGCGTCGCAGCGTGCCGCGAGACGCGAACCGGATGCGACGGCCAGAATCGCCGTGATCACGGTCCGCGAGGGTGGCGAGGCCGACCACGCCGCCCGGCTCGCGGAGGCGCTGACGACCGCAGCGGCGTCGGAAGCGGCCGGTGGCGTGAGCATCGAGCCGGTGATCGGCGCCTTCGCGGAGGGCCAGCTGGTCGACCCGAGCGCGCTGGAGGGCATCGACGCCCTGGTGGTCGGCGGAGGCCTCACGCCCGCCTACCTCGACGCCCTGCTCCCCTCGGCCGAGACCATCCAGGCGGCCGTCGTCGACGGGATGCCGTACCTCGGCTTCTCCGCGGGCGCGATGATCGCGCCGGATCGCGCCCTCATCGGAGGCTGGCGCATCGGTGGCGTCGAGGTCTCCCCGGAGGACGGCTCCGAGGAGCTGGACGAGGTCACCGTCGTCCCCGGACTCGGGCTCGTGGACGTGACCGTCGACGTGCACGCGGTGCAGTGGGGCAACCTCTCGCGGCTGATCGCGGCAGTGGATGCGCAACTCGTCGACGGCGGCGTCGCCATCGACGAGCACACGGTGCTGTCTGTCGGGTCCGGTCCGCTGCGCGCGGCCGGCGCGGGAACCGTGTGGGCGGTGACGCGGGGGACGCCGCACGTGCAGGTGCAGAGCATCCATTGA
- a CDS encoding response regulator transcription factor, giving the protein MERERQRVLLVEDDQRLGPLIEQVLAETYEVTLIADGDAGLRAGLDGTFDAIVVDRRLPGTDGVTIVETLRARRVVTPILMLTALGGLADRVGGLDAGANDYLVKPFEFDELLARLRAITRTFTGEGPVIAVGDWQFYPESRCIYSPYDGRIQLTARETALLRLLAENPLRTFSRRQILSEVFENDEQPGTVDTYVHYVRRKTDKDLISTVRGEGYRLGAL; this is encoded by the coding sequence ATGGAGCGTGAACGGCAGCGCGTGCTGCTGGTCGAGGACGACCAGCGCCTCGGCCCGCTGATCGAACAGGTGCTCGCGGAGACCTATGAGGTGACGCTGATCGCCGACGGCGACGCCGGGCTGCGCGCCGGGCTCGACGGGACGTTCGACGCCATCGTGGTGGACCGACGACTGCCCGGCACGGACGGGGTGACCATCGTGGAGACGCTGCGGGCGCGCCGCGTCGTCACGCCCATTCTCATGCTGACGGCGCTCGGTGGTCTCGCCGACCGCGTCGGTGGGCTGGATGCCGGGGCGAACGACTACCTCGTGAAGCCGTTCGAGTTCGACGAACTGCTCGCGCGGCTGCGCGCCATCACGCGCACGTTCACGGGCGAGGGGCCGGTGATCGCGGTGGGCGATTGGCAGTTCTACCCGGAGAGCCGCTGCATCTACTCGCCGTACGACGGGCGCATCCAGTTGACCGCGCGGGAGACCGCTCTGCTGCGCCTGCTGGCGGAGAACCCGCTGCGCACGTTCAGCCGTCGCCAGATCCTGAGCGAGGTGTTCGAGAACGACGAACAGCCCGGGACCGTGGACACCTACGTGCACTACGTGCGGCGCAAGACCGACAAAGACCTCATCAGCACGGTGCGCGGCGAGGGATACCGACTGGGGGCGCTGTGA
- a CDS encoding HAMP domain-containing sensor histidine kinase, with translation MKRGVRGGRDGRGVRGGRAGADATDVDATAVRRASRVVGVQLTIASGALVVAAIGVAFFFVLDQLRPAELAEKPRPGEHKIYIDTTEAMIAFVVVGVLAVAVAGAASLIITRRAVRPLGRALQMQRTFVQDASHELRTPLAVLDARLQILQRTLPPDDPSSPVVAELRTDARALIDIVDDLLLAAEPVQDAHGDPTPVLAAVDRAADAMRVLAEPRGIDVRLDAPAGHDALVAMPAASLQRCVTALVDNALAHSPDGSTITVAVRVQGRTVTLTVADQGTGIRGIDPRRIFDRFARAPQASAGAAGAGASGTSPTPVRPSFGIGLALVRDIAARSGGSVDVAATSDAGTVLRLTLPTL, from the coding sequence GTGAAGCGCGGAGTGCGCGGCGGGCGCGACGGGCGCGGAGTGCGCGGCGGTCGGGCCGGGGCCGATGCGACCGACGTCGACGCGACGGCCGTGCGGCGCGCATCCCGTGTGGTCGGGGTGCAGCTGACCATCGCATCCGGGGCGCTCGTGGTCGCGGCCATCGGGGTGGCGTTCTTCTTCGTGCTCGATCAGCTGCGGCCCGCCGAGCTGGCGGAGAAGCCGCGGCCGGGCGAGCACAAGATCTACATCGACACCACGGAGGCGATGATCGCGTTCGTGGTGGTCGGCGTGCTCGCGGTCGCGGTGGCCGGGGCGGCCAGCCTGATCATCACCCGCCGGGCCGTGCGTCCGCTCGGCCGTGCACTGCAGATGCAGCGGACGTTCGTGCAGGATGCGAGCCACGAGCTGCGCACCCCGCTCGCCGTGCTCGACGCGCGGTTGCAGATCCTGCAGCGCACGCTGCCGCCCGACGACCCGTCGTCGCCGGTCGTCGCCGAGCTGCGCACCGACGCGCGCGCCCTCATCGACATCGTCGACGACCTGCTGCTTGCCGCAGAGCCAGTCCAGGATGCCCACGGAGACCCCACCCCGGTGCTCGCCGCCGTCGACCGCGCGGCCGACGCCATGCGGGTGCTCGCCGAGCCGCGCGGCATCGACGTGCGACTGGATGCTCCTGCCGGGCACGACGCGCTCGTCGCGATGCCCGCCGCGAGCCTGCAACGCTGCGTGACGGCGCTGGTCGACAATGCGCTCGCGCACTCGCCGGACGGGTCTACGATCACCGTCGCCGTGCGCGTGCAGGGGCGGACGGTGACGCTGACGGTGGCCGACCAGGGGACGGGCATCCGGGGCATCGACCCTCGGCGGATCTTCGACCGGTTCGCTCGGGCGCCGCAGGCGTCGGCGGGCGCGGCGGGCGCGGGCGCGTCGGGGACCAGCCCCACCCCCGTCCGTCCCAGCTTCGGCATCGGCCTCGCCCTCGTGCGCGACATCGCGGCGCGGTCCGGCGGCAGCGTCGATGTCGCCGCCACCAGCGACGCGGGAACAGTGCTCAGACTGACCCTGCCGACGCTGTAA
- a CDS encoding glycosyltransferase family 39 protein, whose product MSLVATRQAPLRARPLTGSVWFVATVAGLLSTLLAAAGSWIPSLWGDEAASLLSAERSLPSLATMLGHVDAVHGAYYLGLHWWISVFGTSPFALRFPSAVAVGLTTAAVVVLVWRLDGRRLAVLAGAVCMILPRVTYMAEEARSYAFSAAVVAWLTVLLVEILHRREVGTGWWVGYAALLAVGTYVFLYVALFVAVHAVILATLRVRRATLIGWAAAVACAMLAAVPLGVVGLLERNQISYLATTDQSSFETMFRSLWFGSWWVATAAWALMVAAVCIPWLLRVRSGVRNTWMLTRSTPTPLALAVAWLVVPTVILVSAQAVIPGFTARYVSFCAPAAAILIACGVRSLFRLRAWAGITAGALLLALIVPVYVGQRTAYAKNDSDWAELSAVVGAHAHPGDGVIFDESVRPSRRPRLAMHTYPAGFAGLVDVTLQTPYQQNDTWHDAAYSVDQADARDRLEGVERIWLIEYVDAETPKQPDSWGLLPLEREGFVQTGLRVATHRELVIELTR is encoded by the coding sequence GTGTCACTCGTCGCGACGCGCCAAGCGCCTCTCCGAGCGCGGCCGCTCACCGGCTCGGTGTGGTTCGTCGCCACCGTCGCCGGGCTCCTGTCGACGCTGCTCGCCGCTGCGGGGTCGTGGATCCCGTCGCTCTGGGGAGACGAGGCGGCCAGTCTCCTCTCGGCCGAGCGCTCCCTGCCGTCGCTTGCCACGATGCTCGGTCACGTGGACGCCGTGCACGGCGCTTACTACCTGGGCCTGCACTGGTGGATCAGTGTGTTCGGAACCTCGCCGTTCGCCCTCCGCTTCCCGAGCGCCGTCGCGGTCGGGCTGACGACCGCCGCGGTCGTGGTGCTCGTCTGGCGCCTCGACGGCCGCCGACTGGCCGTGCTGGCCGGTGCGGTGTGCATGATCCTCCCGCGCGTGACGTATATGGCAGAGGAAGCACGGTCGTACGCGTTCAGCGCGGCCGTCGTCGCCTGGCTGACCGTGCTGCTGGTGGAGATCCTGCACCGCAGAGAGGTCGGGACGGGCTGGTGGGTCGGCTACGCGGCCCTCCTGGCGGTCGGCACGTACGTGTTCCTCTACGTGGCGCTCTTCGTCGCGGTGCATGCGGTGATCCTCGCCACCCTCCGGGTCCGGCGTGCGACCCTGATCGGTTGGGCGGCGGCCGTCGCCTGCGCGATGCTCGCCGCCGTTCCCCTCGGCGTCGTCGGCCTGCTGGAACGCAACCAGATCTCCTACCTGGCGACCACCGACCAGTCCTCGTTCGAGACGATGTTCCGCTCGCTCTGGTTCGGGTCGTGGTGGGTGGCCACTGCGGCGTGGGCGCTCATGGTGGCCGCGGTGTGCATCCCGTGGCTGCTGCGCGTGCGGTCCGGCGTCCGCAACACGTGGATGCTCACCCGTAGCACCCCGACGCCGCTCGCCCTGGCCGTGGCCTGGCTGGTCGTGCCGACGGTCATCCTCGTCTCCGCGCAGGCGGTGATCCCCGGCTTCACGGCCAGGTATGTCTCGTTCTGTGCGCCGGCGGCGGCGATCCTGATCGCCTGCGGGGTGCGCTCGCTGTTCCGTCTGCGGGCGTGGGCCGGGATCACGGCGGGGGCGCTGCTGCTCGCCCTGATCGTGCCGGTCTACGTCGGCCAGCGGACGGCATACGCGAAGAACGACAGCGACTGGGCCGAGCTGAGCGCGGTGGTCGGCGCCCACGCGCACCCGGGAGACGGCGTGATCTTCGACGAATCGGTCCGCCCCTCCCGCCGCCCCCGGCTGGCGATGCACACGTACCCGGCCGGGTTCGCCGGGCTGGTCGACGTGACCCTCCAGACCCCGTACCAGCAGAACGACACCTGGCACGACGCCGCGTACTCGGTCGACCAGGCGGACGCGCGCGACCGCCTGGAGGGCGTCGAACGCATCTGGCTGATCGAATACGTCGACGCCGAGACCCCGAAGCAGCCGGACAGCTGGGGGCTGCTGCCGCTGGAGCGCGAAGGGTTCGTACAGACCGGGCTGCGGGTGGCGACGCATCGGGAGCTGGTGATCGAGCTCACGCGGTGA
- a CDS encoding NAD-dependent epimerase/dehydratase family protein, whose translation MRAVVLGGTGAIGGATAERLALSGWTVDVTGRDAAAMPAELAEAGVRFHALPRTDASGIGRLVGDDTDLLVDLVAYSARDVRSLLPVMGSVAHTVVISTRAVYVDADGRHINGDEPPRFAVPLREDNPTLPPAGDDVDPYTRDGYAPSKVAVELAALSSGLPVTVVRPSKVHGRWARNARSRHFVERMLRGDERIDLAEGGRSVDHLTAAANTAALIEAIAGTPGTRILNSADPDTPTAEEIARAIGVRVGWQGVLDLVDAPDDGERGHHPWRTVHPIVLDTTASTSLGYTPVGRGIDLLMDEVDWVRRG comes from the coding sequence ATGCGCGCGGTCGTGCTGGGCGGGACGGGAGCCATCGGAGGGGCGACGGCGGAGAGGCTCGCGCTGAGCGGCTGGACGGTCGACGTCACCGGTCGCGACGCGGCGGCGATGCCCGCCGAACTCGCCGAGGCCGGGGTGCGGTTCCATGCGCTGCCGCGGACCGACGCATCCGGGATCGGACGGCTGGTCGGCGACGACACCGACCTGCTGGTCGACCTGGTGGCCTACTCAGCACGGGATGTGCGCAGCCTGCTCCCCGTGATGGGCTCGGTCGCGCACACGGTCGTCATCTCGACCAGGGCCGTCTACGTCGACGCGGACGGGCGACACATCAACGGCGACGAGCCGCCGCGGTTCGCCGTTCCGCTGCGCGAAGACAATCCGACGCTTCCCCCTGCCGGCGACGACGTCGACCCGTACACGCGCGACGGGTACGCGCCGTCGAAGGTCGCCGTGGAGCTGGCGGCGCTCAGCAGCGGACTGCCCGTCACGGTGGTCCGGCCGTCGAAGGTGCACGGGCGCTGGGCGCGCAATGCACGCAGCCGGCACTTCGTCGAGCGGATGCTGCGCGGAGACGAACGGATCGACCTGGCCGAGGGTGGGCGGTCCGTCGACCACCTGACCGCTGCGGCGAACACGGCCGCGCTCATCGAGGCCATCGCGGGCACGCCGGGGACGCGCATCCTGAACAGTGCCGACCCGGACACGCCGACGGCGGAAGAGATCGCGCGGGCGATCGGCGTGCGGGTGGGCTGGCAGGGAGTGCTCGACCTCGTGGATGCGCCGGACGACGGCGAGCGCGGGCACCACCCGTGGCGCACGGTGCACCCGATCGTGCTCGACACGACCGCATCCACGTCGCTCGGCTACACGCCGGTCGGGCGCGGGATCGACCTGCTGATGGACGAAGTGGATTGGGTGCGCCGTGGCTGA
- a CDS encoding S66 peptidase family protein encodes MADRVISSLRSPGKLRPGDRIAVLSPSFAAPGFAPEVHEQAMRRLAEATGLVPVEYPTTRMLGATPEARAADLNAAFGDPDIRAIIATIGGDDQITVVPHLDAALPTANPTLFLGYSDNTNILNWMWHLGIEAYYGGSTQVHLGPGPGIDPIHLASLRAALLDGGRLDVTDPGDSEDFGIDWRSPRALTDHGDRETTEPWVWAGPAARVTGRTWGGCIEVVDQLAVADRLPALDALRGAVLILETSEEVPPARLIRRWMRALGERGILGAVAGVIVARPAASEFGDVPPAADRAAYRAEQSATVIDEVARYNPDAVVCAGVPFGHTRPQWILPYGGVVELDGAARTLVADYGAAG; translated from the coding sequence GTGGCTGATCGCGTCATCAGTTCGCTCCGCTCGCCCGGGAAGCTGCGACCCGGCGACAGGATCGCGGTGCTGTCCCCGTCGTTCGCCGCGCCGGGGTTTGCGCCGGAGGTGCACGAACAGGCCATGCGGCGGCTCGCCGAGGCGACCGGGCTGGTGCCGGTCGAATACCCGACCACCCGGATGCTCGGCGCGACACCGGAGGCGCGCGCCGCCGACCTGAACGCCGCGTTCGGCGACCCGGACATCCGGGCGATCATCGCGACGATCGGCGGCGACGACCAGATCACGGTCGTCCCGCATCTCGACGCCGCCCTCCCCACCGCGAACCCCACGCTCTTCCTCGGCTACAGCGACAACACGAACATCCTGAACTGGATGTGGCACCTCGGGATCGAGGCGTACTACGGCGGTTCCACCCAGGTGCACCTGGGCCCCGGTCCCGGCATCGACCCCATCCACCTGGCGTCGCTGCGGGCTGCACTGCTCGACGGAGGCCGCCTCGACGTGACCGATCCCGGCGACTCCGAAGACTTCGGGATCGACTGGCGTTCGCCGCGCGCGCTGACCGACCACGGCGACCGCGAGACGACCGAACCCTGGGTGTGGGCCGGACCCGCCGCGCGCGTCACCGGACGCACCTGGGGCGGATGCATCGAGGTGGTCGACCAGCTGGCGGTCGCCGACCGGCTCCCCGCACTCGACGCGCTGCGCGGCGCGGTGCTCATCCTCGAGACGAGTGAGGAGGTGCCACCCGCGCGACTGATCCGGCGATGGATGCGCGCCCTCGGCGAGCGCGGCATCCTCGGCGCGGTGGCGGGCGTGATCGTCGCGCGGCCGGCCGCAAGTGAGTTCGGCGACGTTCCGCCCGCGGCGGACCGGGCCGCATACCGGGCCGAGCAGAGCGCGACCGTCATCGACGAGGTCGCGCGGTACAACCCAGATGCGGTGGTTTGCGCGGGCGTGCCCTTCGGGCACACGCGGCCGCAGTGGATACTGCCGTACGGCGGCGTGGTGGAGCTGGACGGTGCGGCGCGGACGCTGGTGGCGGACTACGGCGCGGCCGGCTAG
- a CDS encoding serine hydrolase — MADHRLLSAVRADLAAAGLRASIVVRDIDAGREVAIDADVPTPAASLAKVPIALSVLLRIADGRIGGAAPVTVPPGDPAEGTPGTGRFRHPSTIAVDDLVSLALTISDNGAADALLALVPAADVMADLDALGIRGIAVRHPFADLSDTPLERFAPDDAHLAHTLAIRGSTPAHGHPVRQLDVARTNTVTAAGFADLLEAIWRERGIPPVAASRLREHLHGNAIRHRLAPDLAADDARWASKTGTLLNLRHEAGVLENADGSRFAIVALSASTVPASVQPAAEAALGAAARALYEHLRG; from the coding sequence GTGGCTGACCACCGCCTCCTCTCCGCCGTGCGTGCCGACCTCGCTGCCGCGGGGCTGCGCGCATCCATCGTCGTCCGGGACATCGACGCCGGCCGCGAGGTCGCCATCGACGCCGACGTCCCCACCCCGGCCGCCTCGCTCGCGAAGGTGCCGATCGCGCTGTCCGTCCTCCTCCGCATCGCCGACGGCCGGATCGGCGGCGCTGCGCCCGTGACCGTCCCGCCCGGCGACCCGGCGGAGGGCACCCCGGGCACCGGCCGGTTCCGTCACCCGTCGACCATCGCCGTCGACGACCTCGTCTCGCTCGCTCTCACCATCAGCGACAACGGAGCAGCCGACGCCCTCCTCGCCCTGGTGCCCGCCGCCGACGTCATGGCCGACCTGGATGCGCTGGGCATCCGCGGCATCGCCGTCCGCCACCCGTTCGCCGACCTGTCCGACACCCCGCTCGAACGGTTCGCGCCCGACGACGCGCACCTCGCCCACACCCTCGCCATCCGGGGCAGCACCCCCGCCCACGGCCATCCCGTGCGGCAGCTCGACGTCGCGCGCACCAACACGGTCACCGCCGCCGGTTTCGCCGACCTGCTCGAAGCGATCTGGCGCGAGCGCGGCATCCCGCCCGTGGCCGCGTCACGGCTGCGCGAGCACCTGCACGGCAACGCGATCCGCCACCGCCTCGCCCCCGACCTGGCCGCCGACGACGCCCGCTGGGCGTCCAAGACCGGCACACTCCTCAACCTGCGGCACGAGGCCGGTGTGCTCGAGAACGCGGACGGCTCCCGCTTCGCGATCGTCGCGCTGAGCGCATCCACGGTCCCCGCATCGGTGCAGCCGGCCGCCGAGGCCGCCCTCGGCGCCGCTGCCCGCGCCCTCTACGAGCACCTGCGCGGCTGA
- a CDS encoding LysR family transcriptional regulator, with the protein MDLIAAYRVLVEIDERGSVTRAAAALDVAQSVASRRILALERQLGAPLLERNARHAVLTAFGRDLVPSARRLVRLADEVELDAERARLRPVTVAVPTGCSTRDLAVTVAAGSAAGLRLEFRAAPPPRRAELASTLAVRVAVLAVPVDEAEWVAELGAAGRRPSDRALRLEALRPSRRGRSTRDADAGARIRIAPEDDLPHLRDPLTRAAYAAGLLPGQLPVDASVTSALAAVLADGDLLLCTSAEARDLGLHWRPFTGLPLARGFALAGDSAHDVDAVRTAVADELAAALGAEASRG; encoded by the coding sequence GTGGACCTGATCGCGGCGTACCGGGTGCTCGTCGAGATCGACGAGCGCGGCTCGGTGACGCGCGCCGCGGCAGCCCTGGATGTTGCCCAGTCGGTCGCGAGCCGCCGCATCCTGGCACTCGAACGGCAGCTCGGCGCCCCGCTGCTCGAACGCAACGCCCGCCACGCCGTGCTCACCGCGTTCGGGCGCGACCTCGTGCCGTCGGCCCGTCGCCTCGTGCGGCTCGCCGACGAGGTCGAACTGGATGCCGAGCGCGCCAGACTGCGGCCGGTGACGGTCGCCGTACCCACCGGATGCTCGACACGCGACCTCGCCGTCACCGTCGCGGCCGGGAGCGCGGCCGGCCTGCGCCTCGAGTTCCGCGCCGCGCCGCCGCCGCGCAGAGCAGAGCTCGCCAGCACGCTCGCGGTCCGCGTTGCCGTGCTCGCCGTCCCCGTCGACGAGGCGGAGTGGGTCGCCGAACTCGGAGCAGCCGGACGTCGCCCCTCCGACCGCGCCCTCCGCCTCGAAGCGCTCCGGCCGAGCCGCCGCGGGCGCAGCACCAGAGATGCGGACGCCGGCGCCCGCATCCGGATCGCCCCCGAGGACGACCTGCCGCACCTCCGCGACCCCCTCACCAGGGCGGCGTACGCGGCGGGCCTGCTCCCCGGGCAGCTGCCGGTGGATGCGTCGGTCACGTCCGCGCTCGCCGCGGTGCTCGCCGACGGCGACCTGCTGCTGTGCACCAGCGCGGAAGCCCGCGACCTCGGCCTGCACTGGCGGCCGTTCACCGGCCTGCCGCTCGCACGCGGTTTCGCGCTTGCCGGCGACAGCGCCCACGACGTGGATGCGGTGCGCACGGCGGTCGCCGACGAGCTGGCGGCAGCGCTCGGGGCGGAGGCGTCGCGTGGCTGA